A single region of the Chloroflexota bacterium genome encodes:
- a CDS encoding NifU family protein yields MKIQDRVEKIIDKVRPALGVNIVELVDVSEGVVKVRVIPSSCAAGISQETVVVLLEEQIKDEMPEIREVVAVED; encoded by the coding sequence GTGAAGATACAAGACAGAGTAGAGAAGATCATAGATAAAGTGAGGCCTGCCTTGGGTGTTAACATCGTGGAGTTGGTGGATGTTAGTGAGGGAGTAGTGAAGGTGAGGGTGATTCCATCATCCTGCGCTGCTGGTATATCCCAAGAAACGGTTGTGGTATTGCTAGAAGAACAGATCAAGGATGAGATGCCTGAGATCAGAGAAGTAGTTGCCGTAGAAGATTGA
- a CDS encoding zinc ribbon domain-containing protein, producing MPVYEYYCPDCNIRFELLRPLSRSSEGAPCPGCSKTVQRAVSLFASYSKGENGMSTPIGGGSSCGGCSSSSCSSCAG from the coding sequence ATGCCTGTCTATGAATACTATTGTCCTGATTGTAATATAAGGTTCGAATTACTCCGACCATTGTCCCGGTCCAGCGAGGGGGCCCCATGTCCCGGCTGCAGCAAGACAGTCCAGCGAGCAGTCTCTTTATTCGCTTCGTATTCTAAAGGCGAGAATGGTATGTCCACTCCTATCGGTGGAGGCTCTTCTTGCGGCGGGTGCTCTTCTTCCAGTTGCAGTAGCTGTGCTGGGTAG
- a CDS encoding hydrogenase maturation protease — protein sequence MRTLILGLGNPIRGDDGVGIRIAEALEGEVHHPEVEVAESISGGLDLLDLLAGYQRAIIIDAIQTHQGKPGQVYRLGLENLPVPLHCSVVHDVDLVTALDLGRRLGMAMPQEIVIFAIEVADVTTFREECTPEVERAIPEVIRLVLQELRSTN from the coding sequence TTGAGAACGTTGATTTTAGGTCTGGGGAATCCGATCCGCGGTGATGATGGAGTGGGAATTAGGATTGCGGAAGCTCTGGAAGGCGAGGTCCATCATCCGGAGGTAGAGGTAGCAGAGAGTATTAGCGGTGGGCTGGATCTTCTGGACCTGCTCGCGGGCTATCAGCGGGCCATCATAATTGATGCTATCCAGACCCATCAGGGAAAGCCAGGCCAGGTTTATCGTTTGGGCCTGGAGAATCTGCCTGTTCCTCTCCACTGCTCCGTGGTCCACGACGTCGATCTGGTCACTGCCCTGGATTTGGGCCGCAGACTTGGTATGGCGATGCCCCAGGAGATCGTCATCTTTGCCATAGAGGTAGCTGATGTCACCACCTTTCGCGAGGAATGCACTCCGGAGGTGGAGAGGGCTATCCCTGAGGTTATCAGGCTGGTGCTGCAGGAACTGCGGAGCACAAACTAG